From one Lotus japonicus ecotype B-129 chromosome 3, LjGifu_v1.2 genomic stretch:
- the LOC130744190 gene encoding uncharacterized protein LOC130744190, with translation MDSSYNPYLDPYYAQERASSYYPQPNYPQGGSSSYYPHEGTSSYNPQSYYPQGGSSSYYPQEGSSSYYPQEGSSSYGNYPQEGNYPQDGSSLYGNYPQDGSSSYGNYPQDGSSSYGNYPQDGSYPQDGSSSYYPYQGTSSNYGTSSHDENANGCSIM, from the coding sequence ATGGACTCTTCGTACAATCCCTATCTTGATCCATACTATGCTCAAGAAAGAGCTTCTTCATATTATCCTCAACCAAACTATCCTCAAGGAGGAAGCTCTTCATACTATCCTCATGAAGGAACGTCATCATACAATCCTCAATCATACTATCCTCAAGGTGGAAGCTCTTCGTACTATCCTCAAGAAGGAAGCTCTTCGTACTATCCTCAAGAAGGAAGCTCTTCGTACGGAAACTATCCTCAAGAAGGAAACTATCCTCAAGATGGAAGCTCTTTGTATGGAAACTATCCTCAAGATGGAAGCTCTTCGTACGGAAACTATCCTCAAGATGGAAGCTCTTCGTATGGAAACTATCCTCAAGATGGAAGCTATCCTCAAGATGGAAGCTCTTCATACTATCCTTACCAAGGAACTTCTTCAAACTATGGAACCTCTTCACACGATGAAAACGCAAATGGTTGTTCCATCATGTGA